aatacctacattgcaccacaaCCCTTGAGCAATATCTACATTGCACCACGacctttagcaatgcctacattgcaccacgacCCTTTagcaatacctacattgcaccacaaCCCTTGagcaatacctacattgcaccacgaccttttagcaatgcctacattgcaccacgacCCTTTagcaatacctacattgcaccacaaCCCTTGagcaatacctacattgcaccacgaccttttagcaatgcctacattgcaccacgacCCTTTagcaatacctacattgcaccacaaCCCTTGAGCAATATCTACATTGCACCACGACCCTTCagcaatacctacattgcacTACGACACTTGagcaatacctacattgcaccaccAAACCAACCCTTTAAGcaaatacctacattgcaccacgGAACCCATTGAGCAATGCCTACATTGCCACTAACGACACTTGAGCAATTACCTACATTGCAACCTACGACCCTTgagcaatgcctacattgcacctacAAACCCTTTATGCAAATAATCTGCTACATTGCCACCACAACCCTTTAGCAATACCCTACATTCACCACGACCACCACCCTTGAGCAATGCGTTACATTGCACTACGCACACTTGAGCAATACCTACATTAGCAAACACGACCCTTCGAGCAACTGCCTACATTGCACTACGGACACTTGAGAAATACCTACATTGACCACCACGACCCTTGAGCAATGCCTACAAATTGCACCACAACCCTTTAGGCAATACCTACATTGGCCCACCAAGACCCTTGAGCATAAAACCTAACATTGCCAAAACTAACGGGACAACTTGGAGCAATACCTACATTGACACACGACCCTTGAGCAATGCCTACATTGACCCCACGACCCTTTAGCAATAAAACCTACATTGCACCCACGACCCTTGAGCCAATACCGTACATTGCACCACAACCCTTGagcaatacctacattgcaccacgaCCTTTTagcaatacctacattgcaccacaaCCCTTGAGCAATATCTACATTGCACCACGATCCTTTagcaatacctacattgcaccacgaCCCTTGagcaatacctacattgcaccacgaCACTTGagcaatacctacattgcaccacaaCCCTTGagcaatacctacattgcaccacgaCCCTTTagcaatacctacattgcaccacgaCCTTTTagcaatacctacattgcaccacaaCCCTTGAGCAATATCTACATTGCACCACGACCCTTTAAGcatacctacattgcaccacgaCTTTTAGCAATACTACATTAACACCCACAAAACCCCTTGAGCAATATCTACATTGCACCACGACCCTTTAGCAATACCTACAATGCACCACGACCTTTTAgaaatacctacattgcaccacaaCCCTTGAGCAATATCTACATTGCACCACGACCCTTTagcaatacctacattgcaccacgaCCTTTTagcaatacctacattgcaccacaaCCCATGAGCAATACTTACATTGCACCACAACCTTTTAGCAATACCTACATTCCACCACAACCTTTTagcaatacctacattgcaccacaaCCCATGAGCAATACCTACATTGTGCCACAACCCTTGagcaatacctacattgcaccatGACCTTTTagcaatacctacattgcaccacgaCCCTTTagcaatacctacattgcaccacaaCCCTTGAGCAATACCTACATTACACCACAACCCTTGagcaatacctacattgcaccacgaCCCTTTagcaatacctacattgcaccacgaCCTTTGagcaatacctacattgcaccgcaacCCTTGagcaatacctacattgcaccacaaCC
The sequence above is a segment of the Macrobrachium nipponense isolate FS-2020 chromosome 2, ASM1510439v2, whole genome shotgun sequence genome. Coding sequences within it:
- the LOC135221202 gene encoding uncharacterized protein LOC135221202, whose amino-acid sequence is MPTLTPRPFSNKTYIAPTTLEPIPYIAPQPLSNTYIAPRPFSNTYIAPQPLSNIYIAPRSFSNTYIAPRPLSNTYIAPRHLSNTYIAPQPLSNTYIAPRPFSNTYIAPRPFSNTYIAPQPLSNIYIAPRPFNNTYIAPRPFSNTYIAPQPLSNTYITPQPLSNTYIAPRPFSNTYIAPRPLSNTYIAPQPLSNTYIAPQPFSNNYIAPQRLSNTYIDPQLFGNVYIDPRPLSNAYIAPQPLAIKAYIDPHLFSNAYIAPQPFSNAYIAPRPLSDTYIAPRPLSNAYIDPRPLSNTYIAPRPLSNAYIDPRPLSNTYIAPRPFSNDYIAPQPLSNAYIAPRPLSNTYIAPRPFNNAYIAP